In the Candidatus Nitrosotenuis cloacae genome, CATGGATTAAGAACAACGCAAAGTGGTGGGCCGACGGCACAATAGGTGATACCGACTTTATCTCGGGAATCCAATACCTGATTACAAACGGTATTATCAAGATAAAATCCTAAATTGGTCAGGTCTTGGTCCGCAAAATTATATTCATTCCACTTGGGATTATGCTCGGAGCGGCAGCCTTTGGGCTTGCCTATCCACTGCTTACTGGACTTCCAGGATCTGAACAGAACATCATTCCAAGATTTGCCCACAAATGGCACGTTGGAATGGGGGCAGAAAACCAGCCTACGATGCAATATGTGGTACAGCACCAAGATGCAGAGTTCCTAGCCGAGATCCAGTTTCTGGAGCAGGAAGGAGACGAGCAAAAGGTGCGCCTGATAATCGATGACAAAAAGACAAATGCACACCTTGACCATACGCTCAGACTTGGCAAGGCGTATGTTTTCGTGGACGTACCGCAGGACGTGGCCCCGTATGTTGACCATCTGGACGCAACCGTGCTCTCAATACGCGACACTGTTGTTCAGGACCAGTATCTGGTGGTGGGTGCAGAATGGGGAACGACATTTGTTGGCGCATTCACACCAAAGCTGAAGCTGACTCATTATGAAAACACCGAGTTTGAGTTTGGCAGTCTAAAATCCTTCATAGTATCATACAAGTTCAACGACATTGAAAACAGGTTGTGGATAGTCGACGGCCTGCCGCTTCCGGTCCGGGCAGAATACTATGCAGTCGACGGCAGCCTCGATTATACCTATGACTTGGTCAAGCTTGAAGGGTTTTCTCCGTCAGGCAACTGATACACCTCTGACAAAAGCCAGTTGCAATATTTGATGACCTTATCGTCAAAGTAGCACCATATGTGCAAAGAGTGAGGCAAAATATCGATTCTGCCGCTCTCAAACGTGACGCGCACACCCTCTTTTCCCTCATACATGTACGCGTCGTCCACTTGAACGTCTCCGAAAACCTCTCTTGCCTTGCTCTTTATGATACTGCGCTCAATCGGAAAGTTTCTTTTTTGCCTGTCTACTATGATGGACAAATCACGCTTGCCGTACATGTCAAACTCGTTGATCTTGTCCCTCTGCGGGAAGTTTACCAAAAGTTGGACGCTGTACTTTTTGCCGACTTGGAGTCCTATGTCTGTGATCTTTGTGTATGCGATGGCCGGATTCCTTTTGAGGAGCAACCTGATCTGGGGCAAATTTGACGCAAGCTCTTTTTGAAGGTTCAAAGTTATTGCGTCAAAGCTCATAGCCAAAGTAAATTCTGGTTTGGTTATATTGATTTTTGATTGCCTGTAGATGGTTTTTTTATGTCGTACATTTTGTGTTATACCATGGCAATGCCGATGGACTATGACAGCATGCGCGGAGATGACAGCTCAGAGCGGGCCAACAGCGTCGACGACTACAAAGTTACATGCGTACGGTTCATCGAGGACATATCAAAGGACTATCTGGCGTGGGTAGACTATTACAAACTGCCAGAAGAAGAGGACAAAAAAAGAAGGGACAGAATAGCTGCCGTGATAGTGAAGACAAACGAATGGATTGCTAAGGTGGCGCAGACAATCAAGGGTGTAGATGTGGCAATGAACGATGGAATACAAAAGATGGCTGAGTCTACTGCGGGACAGCCGTTTCAGATCGGGGTTTTTGTAAACAAACAGTCAGGCTATACCCAATCAAAGCCTGGACTCATCGATGTTAATGTAAAGGCCGTGGGACGAGAGGGCAGAAAAACAAAGATCATAGAGCACTACAAGGGACAGCAATTCCGAGTAGAGTCGACTGCCAAGGTGTTTCTTGATGAGACGAACGTGCCGCAGGGCGAGTTTGACCTAATGGACGTCCACCTCACACTGGATGCAACGCAGGCACAGCAGCGTGACCTGATATCATTTACAATCACTGTTGCGGAAATGAAGGATGGTTATGAGTTTGAAAAGCGTGGGGTCTCCACAATAATCCACATCGTGTAAGTGTGCTAATACCGGACGAGCTTTTGGAGTCTTCTTTTGTTATGTGGAGTTTTACAATGCGAGCGGGAAAGCCCGAACCATTTAGGGTCGGGGGTATGTCGGTATCTCGCTGTTCTTTAGCATGAATATCTGATCGTGGTGTGCAAACAGATCTATTAGGTCATTTGTGCTGACATTGCCTTTAAAATCAAATCCGGTGCGTCAAAAGAACAGCTGGTGGATCTGGCAAAAATCACTCTCCTGTGTTTGACATTGTATCAAACCCGACTCCGATAAACGTGCGCTTGACTAGGTGTACGTTTTTTATTTCAACGTGTTATCTGTTGGTTGATCTCTACTTGCAAAACGACTCTTACTTCCTGCGCTCTTTCCTCGCCAGGATACTTTAACTCTGATATCTTTTTTGCTAGTTCCTGGTCGGTTACAAGCGACGCCGTCCCGACGTACGTGATGCCATCCACCTGCACCTTCACTGTTGGATTTGAAACTGCGTTCCTGAGCCAGTCAGAGTTCTCGTTTCTTCTTGAAAAATAGACTTTTCCCATGTGTGCGACTGCGCGAAGCCACACTGCGTGCTCCGTGCCTGTCTTTCTTCCATTTGTTATCAGTACTGCCTTAAATGCCGAATCATCTAGCACGGAAACTCACTAAAGTCAAGTAATTTAACCTCATTGATTGAAAATTGTAATTTTTGCTTTCCATAAATAAATCCAGAAAAGTATCGCATGGCAACTCAGCTAGAAGGGCTAGAAAACATCTGTACTGCTGACGAATTTGCAGGAAAAAAGGTAATAGACAGAGAGGGAATAGAGTACGGAAAGGTAAAACACATTCACATAAACGCAAACACCCTGACCGTATCGGGAGTCACGGTTCATCAGGGATTCCACCACGACTATTATCTGTCTACTGACTATATCGACAAATTCACAACCAAGTCGCTACTTCTCTCACATCCGCCAATCCGCACAGATATCCAGGTAGTGGATATAGACGGCAACAAGCTAGGCAAGGTAAAGAGATTGGTAAAAAACAGCGAGACAAACGAACTAGAATCAATCGAGGTGTCTGGCACACTTCACTCAAAACTGGTCTCAAAAAGCGACATCTGGGGTATCGGCGAGAAAGTAACGCTCAAGATAACCAAGGAACAGTACAAGCAGCTAAAATAACCACCTTTTACACATTTTTCATCATTTTGGATATATACAAAAAATAGAATTTAGTTGGTCTTGGAGGTACACATCCTGCATATTGGCCTACCGTCACTCAGCGTAATCTCTACGTTTGAGCTGTGACAAATGTGGCACAGACCCTTCATAGTGGGAAAAAATTTTTTCCAACTTAAATTGTTTTTGCAAAAAATTTTTGATTCTGATGTTAACGACTCAGCGTTTATACTTCGCCGGGATCTGGCTGATCGTGGTGCATTCGATCGAAATCCGATCCCTGAAAAAGATCTACAACTCTGATACCGTCGCAGTAAACGACATATCCCTTACCGTTGAGGATGGCGAGATCTTTGGGTTTCTTGGGCCAAACGGCGCAGGCAAGTCCACCACCATGATGATTCTTACCACTTTACTAAAGCCGACCTCAGGCCAGGCGTTCGTTGCAGGCTTTGATGTTGCAACACACCCAAAAAACGTGCGACAAAACATCGGATATGTGCAACAAGAGATAACAGTAGACGAGTATCTCTCCGGGCGAGAAAATCTCATCCTCCACGCAAGACTCAATCACATCCAAAAGGATCAGATTGATTCTCGAATTGACGAACTGCTGGATCTGGTTGAGCTGACAGACAAGCAGCACCAGGCAGCAATCACGTATTCCGGGGGAATGAGAAAGAGGCTGGAGATTGCAGGAGGTCTGCTACACAGGCCAAAGGTGTTGTTTTTGGATGAGCCTACGGTGGGGCTTGACATACAGACAAGGCAGAAGATCTGGGAGTACATCAAAAAAATCCACACCGAATACGGTATGACGATATTTCTTACCACCCACTACATGGAGGAAGCAGACAGGCTTTGCGACAGAATCGGCATCATCGACCACGGCAAGATTCAGGCTGTTGACACGCCAAGTACGCTGAAAAACGCGCTTGGCGGGGGCATAATTGTACTCACAATAGACAAAATGGAGGCAAAGACTGATCTGGTATCTGCAATCAAGAAGATCGAGTTTGTAAGGGATGTTGCCTCGACCGATGAAAAGGTGACAGTGTACGCATCAAAGGGCGCCGAGGTGGCACCAATGATCTTCTCACTTTCATCGGATCTTGGAATAAAAATAAAATCGATGTCGATTACCGAGCCAACACTGGACGACGTGTTCCTGTCGTACACCGGCAGGGATCTAAGGGACAGTGGCAACGGCTCGTATGACCAGAAAAAGGAGCACAGAAAAATGAAGGGGTTGAGGGCATGATCTTTTATGACACGTATACAATCTTCTGGCGCGAGCTGAAGAGGTACCGAAAATCAAGAAGTGGCGTACTGATAAGACTGATTCAGCCCGCCATCTGGATAATTGTAATTGGGCACACGTTTGCAGGCACGCGACCACTCATCCAGTCTGTGGGGTTTGACGGCTCTTATCTTGAATTCATGGCACCGGGGGTGATAATACTGACTGCAATATTTACGAGCATATTTGGCGGAGTCAACACGCTGTGGGACAGGAGATACGGATTCATGAACAAGGCCCTCACATCGCCAATCTCGAGATCCTCAATTGCGCTTGGTAAAATGCTTGCAATATCACTCATATCTGCAATGCAGGCAGGACTGATCATCGGAATTGCAATACTGATTGGCGTGACGTTCCCAAACCCACTTGTCATACTTCCGATAATGGCGATAGTGATTCTATTCTCGCTTGGGTTTTCAGGGATATCTGTGATGGTGGCAGCTACTGCAAAGTCGCAGGAGACGTTTTGGGGAATAATCAACTTCCTTGGAATGCCGTTATTCATGCTAAGTCCAGCGCTATTTCCGCTGGAATTGTTGCCTGACTGGCTTGCGACTGCGGCAAAGCTGAATCCTGTCACATATACCGTTCTCTTGGTGAGGGGGCTGATGACTGGCGTGACAGAGGGAATATCTGCCGTAGTCAGCCTGGGCGTAATTGGGGCATTCGTGCTTGTGATGATTGCCCTTGCAAGCTATGTCTTTACGCGCGAGGTCAACAAGCCGTTTTAATTGCCAAAAATTGACTAAAACTGCAACAAATAC is a window encoding:
- a CDS encoding PRC-barrel domain-containing protein, whose protein sequence is MATQLEGLENICTADEFAGKKVIDREGIEYGKVKHIHINANTLTVSGVTVHQGFHHDYYLSTDYIDKFTTKSLLLSHPPIRTDIQVVDIDGNKLGKVKRLVKNSETNELESIEVSGTLHSKLVSKSDIWGIGEKVTLKITKEQYKQLK
- a CDS encoding ABC transporter permease, with amino-acid sequence MIFYDTYTIFWRELKRYRKSRSGVLIRLIQPAIWIIVIGHTFAGTRPLIQSVGFDGSYLEFMAPGVIILTAIFTSIFGGVNTLWDRRYGFMNKALTSPISRSSIALGKMLAISLISAMQAGLIIGIAILIGVTFPNPLVILPIMAIVILFSLGFSGISVMVAATAKSQETFWGIINFLGMPLFMLSPALFPLELLPDWLATAAKLNPVTYTVLLVRGLMTGVTEGISAVVSLGVIGAFVLVMIALASYVFTREVNKPF
- a CDS encoding ATP-binding cassette domain-containing protein codes for the protein MHSIEIRSLKKIYNSDTVAVNDISLTVEDGEIFGFLGPNGAGKSTTMMILTTLLKPTSGQAFVAGFDVATHPKNVRQNIGYVQQEITVDEYLSGRENLILHARLNHIQKDQIDSRIDELLDLVELTDKQHQAAITYSGGMRKRLEIAGGLLHRPKVLFLDEPTVGLDIQTRQKIWEYIKKIHTEYGMTIFLTTHYMEEADRLCDRIGIIDHGKIQAVDTPSTLKNALGGGIIVLTIDKMEAKTDLVSAIKKIEFVRDVASTDEKVTVYASKGAEVAPMIFSLSSDLGIKIKSMSITEPTLDDVFLSYTGRDLRDSGNGSYDQKKEHRKMKGLRA
- a CDS encoding nitroreductase/quinone reductase family protein, whose translation is MLDDSAFKAVLITNGRKTGTEHAVWLRAVAHMGKVYFSRRNENSDWLRNAVSNPTVKVQVDGITYVGTASLVTDQELAKKISELKYPGEERAQEVRVVLQVEINQQITR